A window of Thermococcus aggregans contains these coding sequences:
- a CDS encoding glycogen/starch synthase → MKILMLGFEYLPVKVGGLAEALTSIAETLAKLGNEVWVFTPSHGHIEGKKLLELEIKVYGGKEKVSVYERIQNGVRVFALSSSLLDNKDVYGPGWEGILSKAVQFGKASVGLLNFLIEKEGKPDVLHFHDWHTVFAGALIKKYFQIPAVFTIHRLNKSKVPAYYFHESHLSELAPYTDIDPEYVGAYIADVVTTVSKSYLWEEWNFYKNFEGKATHIYNGIARDFWNEELLENRDLPREERRRKILESLGLSDGTTFMFIGRFDRGQKGIDTLLRAIELLAQSYPSEFSKMRFLIIGKGDPELESWAQSLATKYPENVKVMTEMLKREFTRELYGSVDFVVVPSYFEPFGLVQMEAMCLGAIPIGSAVGGIKDTIISLDEDEENATGLLVPPRDPSALVQAFLRMAKLKEENPQLIEKMRQNGKRRTAEFTWEKACRRYMRAYKNDIDKAVDFLR, encoded by the coding sequence ATGAAAATACTAATGCTTGGCTTTGAGTATTTGCCAGTAAAGGTTGGAGGACTTGCGGAAGCTCTCACCAGTATTGCCGAAACTTTAGCAAAGCTTGGCAACGAGGTCTGGGTTTTTACACCCTCTCATGGCCATATTGAAGGAAAAAAACTCCTCGAGCTTGAAATTAAGGTTTATGGCGGTAAAGAAAAGGTGAGTGTATACGAAAGAATTCAAAACGGAGTTAGGGTATTTGCCCTAAGTAGCAGCTTACTTGACAACAAGGACGTTTATGGCCCAGGATGGGAGGGAATACTCAGCAAAGCCGTGCAGTTTGGAAAAGCAAGCGTTGGTCTGTTGAACTTTTTGATAGAAAAGGAAGGAAAACCAGATGTGTTGCATTTCCACGACTGGCACACCGTCTTTGCTGGGGCATTGATTAAAAAGTACTTCCAGATTCCTGCGGTATTTACGATCCACAGACTCAACAAATCAAAGGTTCCAGCTTACTATTTCCACGAATCCCATCTTAGCGAATTGGCTCCCTACACTGATATAGATCCAGAATACGTGGGAGCTTATATAGCAGATGTTGTAACAACCGTAAGCAAAAGCTATCTCTGGGAAGAATGGAACTTCTACAAAAACTTTGAAGGAAAAGCTACCCACATTTATAACGGAATAGCACGCGACTTCTGGAACGAGGAACTGCTGGAAAACAGAGACTTGCCAAGGGAAGAGAGAAGAAGAAAGATCCTAGAAAGCTTAGGGTTAAGTGATGGAACCACGTTCATGTTTATTGGAAGGTTTGATAGAGGACAAAAAGGGATTGATACGCTCTTAAGAGCAATCGAACTTCTTGCGCAAAGCTATCCGTCCGAGTTTTCAAAAATGCGCTTTTTAATAATCGGAAAAGGAGACCCAGAACTCGAAAGCTGGGCTCAATCCTTAGCAACGAAATACCCAGAAAACGTCAAGGTAATGACTGAAATGTTGAAAAGAGAATTCACAAGGGAGCTCTACGGCAGTGTTGACTTTGTGGTAGTGCCATCGTACTTTGAGCCCTTCGGATTAGTCCAGATGGAGGCCATGTGCTTGGGGGCAATCCCCATAGGATCAGCCGTGGGTGGAATAAAAGACACCATAATAAGCTTAGATGAAGACGAAGAAAACGCCACAGGCCTGCTAGTTCCCCCAAGAGACCCAAGCGCTCTCGTGCAAGCATTCTTAAGAATGGCTAAGCTCAAGGAAGAAAATCCGCAGCTAATAGAAAAAATGCGCCAGAATGGAAAGAGGAGAACAGCTGAGTTCACGTGGGAAAAAGCCTGCAGGAGATACATGAGGGCATACAAAAACGACATAGACAAAGCAGTTGATTTCCTCAGATAG
- a CDS encoding DUF4152 family protein, which translates to MRIVSADTGGALLDENYNPIGLIATAAVLVEKPYRTAKMSIVKYSDPFNYDINGSRALRDEAFLALKLAKKVKPDVIHLDSTLGGIEVRKLDDPTIDALRISDRGKAVWHELSKDLQPLAKRFWEETGIEILAIGKESVAVRIAELYAGIYSVKWGIEYAMKEGFVRIGLPRYMTVGILESKILGKSLDPREGGLYGEVPIEQEDFEWQVYPNPIARTFMVFEARF; encoded by the coding sequence ATGAGGATAGTCTCAGCGGACACTGGAGGAGCATTATTGGATGAAAACTATAACCCAATTGGCTTAATAGCAACAGCGGCCGTTCTCGTTGAGAAGCCCTATAGAACCGCCAAGATGAGCATAGTAAAGTATTCCGACCCTTTTAATTACGATATTAATGGAAGCAGGGCTCTGAGAGATGAAGCCTTTCTGGCGTTAAAGCTTGCAAAAAAAGTAAAGCCTGACGTTATCCATCTTGACTCTACCTTGGGAGGAATAGAAGTTAGGAAGCTCGACGATCCAACCATAGACGCGTTGAGGATTTCCGATAGAGGAAAGGCCGTATGGCACGAACTTAGCAAAGATTTACAGCCATTGGCTAAAAGATTTTGGGAAGAAACAGGGATTGAAATCTTGGCCATAGGAAAGGAAAGCGTTGCCGTCAGAATAGCGGAGCTTTATGCTGGGATTTATTCTGTGAAGTGGGGAATTGAATATGCAATGAAAGAAGGCTTTGTGAGAATTGGACTGCCAAGGTACATGACAGTTGGGATATTAGAATCCAAAATTTTGGGGAAGAGCCTTGATCCAAGAGAGGGTGGCCTTTACGGAGAAGTGCCTATAGAACAGGAAGATTTCGAGTGGCAAGTTTATCCGAATCCAATAGCGAGAACATTTATGGTTTTTGAGGCTAGATTCTAA
- a CDS encoding carbohydrate ABC transporter permease encodes MKDVETRPKKGEWIIVSAILLASLPLILGFALLVISSFSKDMVTNLSPESFRLTLENWINVFQGKLAITGGIRQNILKITLNTLIVALGVSGIVTLVSTLAGYSLSRMKFKGRKLMMLLLLMLHAFPGVALIVGVYLLYRLTFPQEPSLVRFYSFFYVILARAALEIPMSVWLMKGFFDTIPWEFEWSGIIDGASRIRVWWQIMLPLIKPGILAVALFGFLAGWQDLIYVRTFLIDQTLATFIEANIEAEYSHMPLIAAAGTLYLLPTIVFFLTAQQLLLQGYSGGIKG; translated from the coding sequence ATGAAGGACGTTGAAACAAGACCAAAGAAAGGGGAGTGGATAATAGTCTCTGCAATACTCCTTGCGAGCCTTCCCCTAATATTGGGATTTGCGCTCTTGGTCATTTCGAGCTTCAGCAAGGATATGGTCACCAATCTAAGTCCTGAATCTTTTAGACTAACCCTTGAGAACTGGATAAACGTTTTCCAAGGAAAATTGGCAATAACTGGAGGAATAAGGCAGAACATCTTGAAAATAACCTTAAACACCCTTATAGTAGCCCTTGGAGTTTCGGGTATAGTTACGCTAGTAAGCACGCTTGCCGGATACTCCCTTTCGAGGATGAAGTTTAAAGGAAGAAAATTAATGATGCTTCTCCTTCTAATGCTTCACGCTTTTCCGGGAGTTGCTTTGATAGTGGGCGTTTACCTGCTTTACAGGCTTACCTTCCCCCAAGAGCCCTCTCTTGTTAGGTTTTACTCCTTCTTTTACGTAATCCTAGCCAGAGCGGCACTTGAGATACCGATGTCCGTCTGGCTTATGAAGGGGTTCTTTGATACAATCCCTTGGGAGTTTGAGTGGTCCGGAATAATCGATGGTGCTTCAAGGATACGGGTATGGTGGCAAATAATGCTTCCTTTAATAAAGCCGGGAATACTTGCGGTGGCATTGTTTGGCTTTTTAGCTGGCTGGCAGGATCTAATCTACGTTAGAACCTTCCTAATTGACCAAACACTTGCAACATTTATTGAGGCGAACATTGAGGCTGAGTATTCACACATGCCGTTAATAGCAGCAGCTGGAACTCTGTATCTCCTGCCTACGATAGTATTCTTCCTAACAGCCCAGCAGTTGCTCCTTCAAGGTTATTCAGGTGGAATAAAGGGATGA
- a CDS encoding YbaK/EbsC family protein, with protein sequence MNFKEIEKKVVQFRDERFWGKYHTPKNLAISLAVEVGELLEHFQWDTNEEILQSIKDPKKKEEIADEIADVIIYLTLLAHELGIDLDEALTRKLKKNEEKYPAKVVRVEEIVKELGGEIIDAKGEVKSVSQVVELLGVKPENIIKSLVFIVNESEPLLVIVDGKSKASLEKLKNIFGNVRMAKPKEVEEITGYKIGEVPPVGIPIKTVVDKKVLEKEFVIGGGGSITRLSKLSPRKIVEFQKAEVLDVSE encoded by the coding sequence ATGAATTTTAAAGAAATAGAAAAGAAAGTAGTCCAATTTAGGGATGAACGTTTTTGGGGAAAATATCATACTCCAAAAAATCTTGCGATTTCACTGGCTGTTGAAGTTGGAGAGCTTTTGGAACACTTTCAATGGGATACTAACGAGGAGATACTTCAAAGCATCAAAGACCCGAAGAAGAAAGAAGAAATTGCAGATGAGATTGCTGACGTAATAATATATCTCACTCTTCTGGCGCATGAACTCGGTATTGACCTCGATGAAGCCCTAACAAGGAAGTTGAAGAAGAATGAGGAGAAGTATCCTGCGAAGGTGGTAAGAGTGGAGGAGATTGTTAAGGAGCTGGGAGGAGAGATTATAGATGCCAAAGGAGAAGTAAAAAGCGTAAGCCAAGTTGTTGAACTCTTGGGTGTTAAGCCCGAGAACATAATCAAATCTCTGGTTTTCATTGTAAACGAGAGCGAGCCTCTCTTGGTCATAGTTGATGGGAAATCAAAGGCAAGCTTGGAGAAGCTGAAAAACATTTTTGGAAACGTCAGAATGGCGAAACCAAAGGAAGTGGAAGAGATAACCGGTTATAAGATTGGAGAAGTTCCCCCGGTGGGAATTCCAATAAAGACAGTTGTGGATAAGAAGGTTCTTGAAAAAGAATTCGTAATTGGCGGAGGAGGAAGCATAACTAGGCTGAGCAAGTTAAGTCCGAGGAAAATCGTAGAATTCCAGAAGGCTGAGGTTTTAGATGTGAGCGAATAG
- a CDS encoding TIGR00289 family protein, which translates to MRVAVLFSGGKDSTYALYWALKEGFEVKYLVTMHSENEESYMYHVPNVHLTELQARAIGIPLVKGFTKGEKEREVEDLKRVLEGLKIDGVVAGALASQYQKERVERVAKELGVKVFVPFWKADPEEYMRTLILEGFDVVIVGVSAYGLDERWLGRRIDEKALEELKTLNKKYGVHIAGEGGEFETFVRDAPFFKAKVVFDETEKKWDTYTASGVLRVKKAHLEPKG; encoded by the coding sequence ATGAGAGTTGCAGTACTTTTTTCTGGAGGGAAGGACTCTACATATGCCCTCTACTGGGCATTAAAGGAAGGTTTTGAGGTTAAATATCTCGTTACAATGCATTCTGAGAATGAAGAGAGCTACATGTACCATGTCCCAAACGTTCATCTCACAGAGCTCCAGGCGAGGGCCATTGGAATTCCACTCGTTAAGGGGTTCACAAAGGGTGAGAAGGAAAGGGAAGTCGAGGATTTGAAGAGAGTCCTTGAGGGATTGAAAATAGATGGTGTCGTTGCCGGAGCATTAGCCAGTCAATATCAGAAAGAGAGAGTTGAGAGAGTTGCAAAGGAGCTTGGAGTAAAGGTCTTTGTACCCTTCTGGAAAGCTGACCCCGAAGAATATATGAGAACTCTAATTCTTGAGGGCTTCGATGTAGTTATAGTGGGCGTCTCAGCCTATGGTTTGGATGAAAGATGGTTGGGAAGACGAATAGACGAAAAAGCCCTTGAAGAGCTAAAAACACTCAACAAGAAATACGGAGTTCACATAGCCGGGGAAGGCGGAGAGTTTGAAACTTTTGTTAGGGATGCACCATTTTTCAAAGCAAAGGTTGTCTTTGATGAGACCGAAAAGAAGTGGGATACCTACACTGCCTCTGGGGTTTTGAGAGTTAAAAAGGCCCATTTAGAACCGAAAGGGTGA
- a CDS encoding ABC transporter ATP-binding protein, translating to MVKITLDGITKKFGDFTALNNITLEIEDKEFIALLGPSGSGKSTLLYTIAGIYKPTSGRIYFDGRDVTEVPPKDRNVGLVFQNWALYPHMKVFKNIAFPLELKKVPKEEIEKKVREVAKMLHIDHLLDRYPWQLSGGQQQRVAIARALVKEPDVLLLDEPLSNLDALLRLEVRAELKRLQKELGITAVYVTHDQAEALAMADRIAIIRDGKILQVGDPDEVYYKPMYKFVAGFLGSPPMNFVEAEVEGDMLRIYHSRIPVPKHYREIIKKLNITEVIFGFRPHDAEIVRGEAEGIKGEVYSFEPLGREQIVTVAVDSDVFVKVFAPEGEHFRFGEKVTVVPDEDKIVLFDKKTEKALEYL from the coding sequence ATGGTGAAGATAACTCTCGACGGAATAACCAAAAAATTTGGAGACTTCACGGCGCTTAACAATATCACCCTAGAAATAGAGGACAAGGAATTTATTGCTTTGCTTGGCCCTTCCGGAAGCGGCAAGTCAACTTTGCTTTACACGATAGCTGGGATATACAAGCCTACAAGCGGAAGAATATACTTTGATGGAAGAGATGTTACCGAGGTTCCACCAAAAGACCGAAACGTTGGGTTAGTTTTTCAAAACTGGGCACTCTATCCCCATATGAAGGTCTTCAAAAATATTGCATTCCCTCTTGAGCTTAAAAAAGTCCCCAAAGAAGAGATAGAGAAAAAAGTAAGGGAAGTAGCAAAGATGCTCCACATAGATCACCTTTTAGACAGATATCCATGGCAGCTTAGCGGTGGACAGCAGCAGAGAGTCGCAATAGCAAGGGCACTCGTTAAGGAACCTGATGTTCTGCTCCTAGACGAGCCTTTAAGCAACTTGGATGCCCTCTTGAGGTTGGAAGTTAGGGCTGAGCTAAAGAGATTGCAAAAAGAACTGGGGATTACTGCCGTTTACGTTACCCACGATCAGGCTGAGGCTCTTGCAATGGCCGACAGGATAGCGATAATAAGAGATGGAAAAATCCTGCAAGTTGGAGACCCCGATGAGGTCTACTACAAACCTATGTATAAGTTTGTGGCAGGCTTCTTGGGAAGCCCACCTATGAACTTTGTTGAGGCAGAAGTAGAGGGAGATATGCTTAGGATATACCACAGCAGAATTCCAGTGCCGAAGCACTACAGGGAGATCATTAAAAAACTGAACATAACAGAGGTAATCTTTGGCTTTAGACCACATGACGCGGAGATAGTTAGAGGAGAAGCAGAGGGCATTAAGGGAGAAGTTTACTCCTTTGAGCCATTGGGAAGGGAGCAGATTGTAACGGTGGCAGTCGATAGCGATGTTTTCGTTAAAGTGTTTGCACCAGAAGGAGAACACTTTAGATTCGGCGAAAAAGTAACGGTAGTGCCGGACGAAGACAAAATAGTTCTTTTTGACAAGAAAACGGAAAAGGCCTTGGAGTATCTCTGA
- a CDS encoding HIT family protein → MDCPFCNPPEDALLYENEYIRILIDSYPASKGHLLVVPKRHVESPKELKEDEKLAIMKGVELAINKLEEALKPDGFNVGANLGEAAGQTVSHLHIHVIPRYRGDTNFPRGGIRKAVLNVEDENLNLKEKWVRNRLTSQEKEKLRKLFAHI, encoded by the coding sequence ATGGACTGTCCATTCTGCAATCCACCTGAAGATGCTCTGCTCTACGAAAACGAATACATTAGAATACTCATAGATTCTTATCCCGCAAGCAAGGGGCATCTTCTTGTAGTTCCAAAAAGGCATGTTGAAAGCCCAAAGGAACTTAAAGAAGATGAAAAACTAGCCATAATGAAAGGAGTAGAGCTGGCAATCAACAAGCTGGAGGAGGCTCTGAAACCAGATGGGTTTAACGTGGGAGCAAACCTCGGAGAAGCAGCAGGCCAAACGGTGAGCCATCTCCATATTCACGTGATCCCTAGGTATAGAGGGGATACCAACTTTCCGAGAGGAGGGATAAGAAAAGCTGTTTTGAACGTTGAGGATGAAAATTTGAACCTAAAAGAAAAATGGGTTAGAAACCGCCTCACATCTCAAGAAAAAGAGAAGTTGAGAAAACTATTCGCTCACATCTAA
- the trmBL1 gene encoding HTH-type sugar sensing transcriptional regulator TrmBL1: protein MREEEIIKMLQKLGLTKYESLAYITLLKLGTSKATDLTKESGIPHTRIYDVLSSLHRKGFVDIMHGTPRMYKPVNPEIVFKRLEEELLNDIESVKNALLELYKSVHGEDIPEIWTIHGFENTLERARYIIRSARREVLINAPFEFLRLLKDDIKKRRDAIFVIVSNFEEIPDWLSKENVILAKNGGAPWLMATWVIGDVDYALFFGALPKDKRKEKFYSFWGKSPKLIQNYMHWFYTMYFDNSEVIKPVEYEKLKKPFEIANIRTLITILKQAGLPRTIEVIGHFVDTREEATLKGQVVNYEYTSLTANITLKDEKGKEWKVGGLGSYFEDIEGEKFILLD from the coding sequence ATGAGAGAAGAAGAGATAATTAAAATGCTCCAAAAGCTTGGTTTAACAAAATATGAAAGTTTGGCATACATTACTCTTCTAAAACTCGGAACAAGCAAAGCAACAGACCTTACAAAAGAAAGTGGAATTCCTCATACCAGAATATACGATGTCCTAAGCTCTCTCCACAGAAAAGGGTTCGTGGACATTATGCACGGAACCCCAAGAATGTATAAACCAGTAAATCCAGAGATAGTTTTCAAAAGGCTTGAGGAAGAGCTCCTAAATGATATAGAATCCGTAAAAAATGCCCTTCTTGAACTTTACAAGTCCGTACATGGAGAAGACATACCAGAAATCTGGACTATCCATGGATTCGAGAACACTTTAGAGAGAGCAAGGTATATAATAAGAAGTGCAAGGAGAGAAGTCTTAATAAATGCTCCTTTTGAGTTTCTAAGGTTGCTTAAAGACGATATCAAAAAGAGACGAGATGCCATATTCGTAATTGTAAGCAACTTTGAAGAAATTCCCGACTGGCTTAGCAAAGAAAACGTGATTTTAGCTAAAAACGGAGGAGCTCCGTGGTTAATGGCAACCTGGGTTATAGGAGACGTAGATTACGCACTCTTTTTCGGAGCACTTCCAAAAGACAAGAGAAAAGAGAAGTTCTACTCCTTCTGGGGCAAATCTCCAAAGTTAATCCAGAACTACATGCATTGGTTCTACACAATGTACTTTGACAACAGCGAGGTCATAAAACCTGTTGAATACGAGAAGCTCAAGAAACCCTTTGAAATAGCCAACATAAGAACCCTTATAACGATTCTCAAACAAGCAGGGCTGCCAAGAACGATAGAGGTTATAGGCCACTTCGTAGATACAAGAGAAGAGGCAACGCTAAAAGGCCAAGTTGTTAATTACGAGTACACATCGCTGACGGCCAACATAACGCTTAAAGACGAGAAAGGGAAAGAATGGAAAGTGGGTGGACTGGGAAGTTACTTTGAAGACATCGAAGGGGAGAAATTCATTTTGTTGGATTAA
- the iorA gene encoding indolepyruvate ferredoxin oxidoreductase subunit alpha, whose translation MKTVNSSSSITSPKQSNKKLLMGNEAIAYGALESGISFATGYPGTPSTEVIETIARLNPEIFAEWAPNEKVALEEAAGVAYTGLRALVTMKCVGLNVAADPLMSLAYSGVEGGLVILVADDPGPHTSQTEQDDRYYGKLALLPVLEPADVQEAHDLIKYAYELSEKYKVPVIFRTTTRVNHTTADVEVGEFVKLEREPKFEKDIPRYVRASMKGNLERHKWLNKTLKEIEAEFENLSFNRVEGEGEIGIIAEGAPYNYVKEVVSKLGGGFKILKISTPHPLPRKLVVEFLKGVKKAIVVEDGAPFLEEEVKIVAYEEGIRVPIYGKRTGHLPLEGELTPRLVKNALLKLLGKKGEDYVKPKEVEEAENLAPSRPPTMCPGCPHRGSYRALLDALRELKFKKDEVPIHGDIGCYALSLLPPLEAIWTEYVMGASISLANGQSIAMNKKIIATIGDSTFFHNGIQPLIDAVYKNLDVLVMILDNRTTAMTGHQPHPGTGGSETGRNFNEIDIEGLVKALGVKYVKTVDPYDLKSTKEAIKEAMQVKGPAVIIARRECVIPVLRRGEIGEIPVVIEDKCTGCKACALLTGCPALVFDEEKGKMRIDPLICTGCGLCEQLCPFDAIAYPGKK comes from the coding sequence ATGAAAACCGTTAATTCAAGCTCCTCAATAACTTCTCCCAAGCAATCGAATAAAAAGCTTCTAATGGGAAACGAAGCAATTGCATATGGCGCACTCGAAAGCGGGATTTCATTTGCGACGGGCTATCCGGGAACACCTTCTACTGAAGTTATTGAGACAATAGCGAGGCTGAATCCCGAGATCTTCGCTGAATGGGCACCAAATGAAAAAGTGGCACTTGAAGAAGCCGCAGGTGTTGCCTACACGGGTCTTAGGGCACTTGTGACAATGAAATGTGTTGGTCTTAACGTTGCCGCCGATCCTCTAATGAGTCTCGCTTATTCTGGTGTGGAAGGCGGTTTGGTTATCTTAGTTGCCGATGATCCTGGGCCGCACACTTCTCAAACGGAGCAAGACGATAGATACTACGGAAAACTTGCTCTGCTGCCTGTTTTAGAGCCTGCGGATGTTCAAGAAGCTCACGACTTGATAAAGTATGCATACGAGTTAAGTGAGAAGTACAAAGTCCCAGTTATTTTCAGGACGACCACAAGAGTAAACCACACTACAGCCGATGTTGAGGTTGGAGAGTTCGTTAAGCTTGAGAGGGAGCCAAAGTTTGAGAAGGACATTCCAAGATACGTGAGGGCGTCGATGAAGGGCAATCTCGAGAGACACAAATGGCTAAATAAAACACTAAAGGAAATTGAGGCTGAGTTTGAGAATTTGAGCTTTAACCGGGTTGAGGGAGAAGGAGAAATTGGAATTATAGCTGAGGGAGCTCCCTACAACTATGTAAAAGAGGTTGTTTCAAAGCTTGGAGGGGGATTCAAAATCCTTAAAATCTCAACCCCCCATCCTCTTCCGAGAAAACTTGTCGTGGAGTTCCTAAAAGGGGTCAAAAAAGCAATAGTTGTGGAGGATGGCGCACCGTTTTTGGAGGAGGAAGTAAAGATAGTGGCTTATGAAGAAGGGATAAGAGTTCCTATATACGGCAAACGTACTGGGCATTTACCTCTGGAAGGGGAGCTAACTCCCAGGTTAGTTAAGAACGCCCTCTTAAAACTCCTCGGCAAGAAGGGTGAGGACTACGTAAAGCCCAAAGAAGTCGAAGAGGCTGAAAACCTAGCTCCATCTAGACCTCCCACGATGTGTCCCGGCTGTCCACATAGGGGCTCCTACAGAGCTCTGCTCGATGCCCTTAGAGAGTTAAAGTTCAAAAAGGATGAAGTGCCAATTCACGGAGATATAGGCTGTTATGCTCTCTCCCTTCTCCCGCCTCTTGAGGCCATATGGACAGAATACGTTATGGGAGCAAGCATTAGCTTAGCCAACGGTCAGAGCATAGCTATGAACAAGAAGATAATTGCCACGATAGGTGACTCCACGTTTTTCCACAATGGAATCCAGCCTCTGATTGATGCGGTTTATAAGAATCTTGACGTCCTCGTGATGATCCTTGACAACAGAACCACGGCAATGACTGGGCACCAGCCACATCCTGGAACTGGGGGGAGTGAAACAGGTAGGAACTTCAATGAGATAGACATTGAAGGCCTTGTAAAGGCATTAGGGGTGAAGTACGTAAAAACAGTCGATCCCTATGACTTGAAATCAACAAAAGAGGCCATAAAGGAGGCTATGCAGGTCAAGGGGCCAGCGGTGATAATAGCAAGGAGGGAATGTGTAATTCCAGTGCTGAGAAGAGGGGAGATCGGAGAAATTCCGGTAGTTATAGAAGACAAGTGTACAGGCTGCAAGGCATGTGCCCTTCTAACCGGGTGTCCAGCGCTAGTATTCGACGAAGAAAAGGGTAAGATGAGAATTGACCCGCTCATATGTACGGGCTGTGGGCTATGCGAACAGCTCTGTCCATTTGATGCAATAGCCTATCCGGGTAAAAAGTGA
- a CDS encoding RNA-guided endonuclease InsQ/TnpB family protein: MKHTVIVKLQPSKEQEKILFELAQPTAVIWNKINYERLKQLKKFGKIDFATTEKQAYHTFKNWIGGSTVQQLARKNAEAWQSFFSLNKKKKSGELPEWFKPNLPKFIKEKHERKLFIIPLRNDQYKIEGNIIELRRLGKFGRLRIQFKGRIHLRGKQGRLEIVYDEVKRKWYAHVSYTVGERLERDSWIKLPRKPKGDLTAGIDLGVNNLMAVYVENGESFLVNGRPLKSIAFYWQKRIAEYQSKLNKSGCKTSRKLRKMHEKAKLQARHYINTAVRQTVRRLYELGVGKIVVGYPKDIARESNKGRKQNFILSHVWHFNYVIKRLTEVAEECGIQVLLVDEAFTSQTCPLCGQRHANGRLFRGLFKCRREGVVMNANLVGAFNILKKVVKTITPSLPALAGGRGNWPKTRPEGFPTPQTSLPMAGG, encoded by the coding sequence ATGAAACACACGGTAATAGTTAAACTCCAGCCCTCAAAGGAGCAAGAGAAAATCCTCTTCGAGTTAGCCCAACCCACGGCAGTAATCTGGAATAAAATCAACTATGAGAGGCTAAAACAACTCAAAAAATTCGGCAAAATAGACTTCGCAACAACAGAAAAACAAGCCTACCACACCTTCAAAAACTGGATTGGCGGTTCAACAGTCCAGCAGCTGGCGAGAAAAAACGCCGAAGCCTGGCAGAGCTTCTTCTCCCTAAACAAAAAGAAAAAATCGGGAGAGCTTCCAGAATGGTTCAAGCCAAACCTGCCAAAATTCATCAAGGAAAAGCATGAGAGAAAGCTCTTCATCATCCCCCTAAGGAATGACCAATACAAGATTGAAGGGAATATCATCGAGTTAAGACGCCTTGGAAAGTTTGGAAGGCTAAGAATCCAGTTCAAGGGGAGAATACACTTGAGGGGTAAACAGGGAAGGCTGGAAATTGTTTACGATGAAGTCAAGCGGAAATGGTATGCTCACGTCAGCTATACTGTTGGGGAAAGACTGGAGAGGGATTCTTGGATCAAACTCCCAAGAAAGCCCAAAGGAGACCTCACGGCTGGCATTGACTTGGGTGTAAACAATTTAATGGCCGTTTACGTGGAAAATGGAGAGAGTTTTCTCGTAAATGGGAGGCCGTTGAAGAGCATTGCCTTTTACTGGCAAAAGAGAATTGCAGAATACCAGTCAAAACTCAACAAGTCTGGATGTAAAACGAGCAGAAAACTCAGGAAAATGCACGAGAAGGCTAAATTACAAGCGAGGCATTACATCAACACTGCAGTCAGGCAGACCGTTAGAAGGCTTTACGAGTTAGGGGTTGGCAAGATTGTGGTTGGATATCCTAAGGATATTGCAAGAGAGTCTAACAAGGGCAGAAAGCAGAATTTTATCCTCTCTCACGTCTGGCATTTTAACTACGTTATCAAACGCTTGACGGAAGTTGCCGAAGAGTGTGGTATTCAAGTATTGCTTGTTGATGAAGCCTTTACCTCTCAAACTTGCCCTCTCTGTGGTCAGCGGCATGCTAATGGGAGACTCTTTAGGGGTTTATTCAAGTGCCGTAGAGAGGGCGTTGTAATGAATGCCAACTTGGTTGGTGCTTTCAACATTTTAAAGAAGGTAGTAAAAACGATAACCCCGAGCCTCCCCGCTTTAGCGGGAGGTAGGGGTAACTGGCCGAAGACCCGGCCAGAGGGGTTCCCGACCCCTCAAACCTCCCTGCCAATGGCGGGGGGTTAA